A genomic window from Aquabacterium sp. OR-4 includes:
- a CDS encoding protein kinase domain-containing protein, with amino-acid sequence MSAALPLAERPPLPPPLRPGRRLGRFKLEAVLGRGAQATVWRALDERLHREVALKIFTAEGDAAGTAAWLNEARSVGRLAHPHIVPVFDADTFDGHAALVFELVPGPTLAEVLRRDGAMPARAAVELMLGVVDALRAAHDQGIVHRDLKPSNILIDGAGRARVMDFGIAARLAQPGEDIAGAGMIVGTPGYLSPEAARGAAPAPQMDVFAAGVVLAELLSGARLLREPDVARALQRVQTEDLRLPDDSQADDRLRAVVQHAIARVPADRYESAAALRDALMIWLQPPDDGQPAASAGHGTLDFLLRRMRHKSDFPAMSDRVLRIQRMSSSETETLHRVSDEILKDVALTGKLLKLVNTAHFRRDAQGVSTVSRAVALVGMAGIRNLALSLVLVEHMKDKGHAQRLKESFLRALLAGELAQQLSGVKRDGEEAFLGAMFYNLGPLLAEYYFPDEAEAVRDEIARQQREPRGEAGLHPDLLAERVAQQVLGLGWEALGMGVARHWGLPEVLQQCMRRPTSASPARALPAGGERMRWLAVASNEMAEAVWQGDEQSLPERLEGVAQRHGRALGLAATDLRRAAAEAQRAVMEMAPALGLSVPAARRLMGVGVQPAIAGQRREGDTITAAATLPLEAAVPADAQAQAAARDAAHGLLNAGIQDITDTLAGDAMQLSQVLRMVLETVHRALGCRRVVFCLRDAATGRLRGRFGLGADADALAAQLQIQTTVVAGAAPDLLAAVCQKGNDTLIPSLAEPRVAAALPAWFRQRGERGTCLLLPMMMRGAPFAMIYADHAEALPVGERERASLRTLRNQVVLAFRQAGHGQ; translated from the coding sequence GTGAGCGCCGCACTGCCGCTGGCCGAGCGCCCGCCCTTGCCGCCGCCGCTGCGCCCCGGGCGGCGACTGGGCCGCTTCAAGCTCGAGGCGGTGCTGGGCCGAGGTGCGCAGGCCACGGTGTGGCGCGCGCTCGACGAACGCCTGCACCGCGAGGTGGCGCTGAAGATCTTCACCGCCGAGGGCGATGCGGCCGGCACGGCGGCCTGGCTGAACGAGGCGCGCTCGGTCGGGCGGCTGGCCCATCCGCACATCGTGCCGGTGTTCGACGCCGACACCTTCGACGGCCATGCCGCGCTGGTGTTCGAGCTGGTGCCGGGGCCCACGCTGGCCGAGGTGCTGCGTCGCGACGGCGCCATGCCGGCACGGGCCGCGGTGGAGCTGATGCTGGGCGTGGTGGATGCGCTGCGCGCAGCCCATGACCAGGGCATCGTGCACCGCGACCTCAAGCCCTCGAACATCCTGATCGATGGCGCCGGCCGTGCGCGGGTGATGGACTTCGGCATTGCCGCGCGTCTGGCGCAGCCTGGCGAAGACATCGCCGGCGCCGGCATGATCGTCGGCACGCCTGGCTATCTGTCGCCCGAGGCGGCCCGCGGCGCGGCGCCGGCGCCGCAGATGGACGTGTTTGCCGCCGGGGTGGTGCTGGCCGAGCTGCTGAGCGGTGCACGCCTGCTGCGCGAGCCCGACGTGGCCCGGGCCCTGCAGCGGGTGCAGACCGAAGACCTGCGCCTGCCCGACGACAGCCAGGCCGACGACCGCCTGCGCGCCGTGGTGCAGCACGCCATCGCCCGCGTGCCGGCCGACCGCTACGAGAGCGCCGCCGCGCTGCGCGATGCGCTGATGATCTGGCTGCAGCCGCCCGACGACGGCCAGCCCGCCGCCAGCGCCGGCCATGGCACGCTGGATTTCCTGCTGCGCCGCATGCGCCACAAGAGCGACTTTCCGGCCATGTCCGACCGTGTGCTGCGCATCCAGCGCATGTCCTCGTCGGAGACCGAGACGCTGCACCGCGTGTCCGACGAGATCCTGAAGGACGTGGCGCTGACCGGCAAGCTGCTCAAGCTGGTGAACACCGCGCACTTCCGGCGCGATGCGCAAGGGGTGTCTACCGTCTCGCGCGCCGTGGCACTGGTGGGCATGGCCGGCATCCGCAACCTGGCGCTGTCGCTGGTGCTGGTCGAGCACATGAAGGACAAGGGCCATGCACAGCGCCTGAAAGAGAGCTTTCTGCGTGCACTGCTGGCCGGTGAACTGGCGCAGCAGCTGTCGGGCGTGAAGCGCGACGGCGAGGAGGCCTTTCTGGGCGCCATGTTCTACAACCTCGGGCCCTTGCTGGCCGAGTACTACTTTCCCGACGAGGCCGAGGCGGTGCGCGACGAAATCGCCCGCCAGCAGCGCGAGCCGCGTGGTGAGGCCGGGCTGCACCCCGACCTGCTGGCCGAGCGCGTGGCGCAGCAGGTGCTGGGCCTGGGCTGGGAGGCGCTGGGCATGGGCGTGGCCCGCCACTGGGGCCTGCCCGAGGTGCTGCAGCAATGCATGCGCCGGCCCACCTCGGCGTCACCTGCACGCGCGCTGCCGGCCGGTGGCGAGCGCATGCGCTGGCTGGCCGTGGCCTCCAACGAAATGGCCGAAGCCGTCTGGCAGGGCGACGAGCAATCCTTGCCCGAGCGCCTGGAGGGCGTGGCCCAGCGCCATGGCCGGGCCCTGGGCCTGGCCGCCACCGACCTGCGCCGCGCTGCGGCCGAGGCCCAGCGTGCGGTGATGGAGATGGCGCCGGCGCTGGGCTTGTCGGTGCCGGCCGCGCGCCGCCTGATGGGTGTGGGCGTGCAGCCCGCCATCGCAGGCCAGCGCCGCGAGGGCGACACGATCACGGCCGCCGCCACACTGCCGCTGGAGGCCGCTGTGCCCGCCGATGCCCAGGCCCAGGCCGCGGCGCGCGATGCGGCGCATGGCCTGCTCAACGCGGGCATCCAGGACATCACCGACACGCTGGCCGGCGACGCCATGCAGCTCAGCCAGGTGCTGCGCATGGTGCTCGAGACGGTGCACCGCGCGCTGGGCTGCCGCCGCGTGGTGTTCTGCCTGCGCGACGCAGCCACCGGCCGGCTGCGCGGGCGCTTCGGCCTGGGCGCCGATGCCGACGCGCTGGCCGCGCAGCTGCAGATCCAGACCACCGTGGTGGCCGGTGCGGCGCCCGACCTGCTGGCCGCCGTGTGCCAGAAGGGCAACGACACGCTGATTCCCAGCCTGGCCGAGCCGCGCGTGGCGGCTGCGCTGCCGGCCTGGTTCAGGCAGCGCGGTGAGCGCGGAACCTGCCTGCTGCTGCCGATGATGATGCGCGGCGCCCCGTTCGCGATGATCTACGCCGACCATGCCGAAGCGCTGCCGGTGGGCGAGCGCGAGCGGGCGTCGCTGCGCACGCTGCGCAATCAGGTGGTGCTGGCCTTCCGTCAGGCCGGTCACGGCCAGTAG
- a CDS encoding helix-turn-helix domain-containing protein → MVSFLVQRLRGANRRIASLALHDVHDRVIDYLREAGEAGGDGSFHVRGRVSRTEMAYMVGASREMVCRVMRQLSRRSIVDALDDGSIIVRPPLDH, encoded by the coding sequence ATGGTGTCCTTCCTGGTGCAGCGCCTGCGCGGCGCCAACCGGCGCATCGCCTCGCTGGCGCTGCACGATGTGCATGACCGCGTCATCGACTACCTGCGCGAGGCCGGCGAGGCTGGCGGCGACGGCAGTTTCCATGTGCGTGGCCGGGTCAGCCGCACCGAGATGGCCTACATGGTGGGCGCCTCGCGCGAGATGGTCTGCCGCGTGATGCGCCAGCTGAGCCGCCGCAGCATCGTCGACGCGCTGGACGACGGCTCGATCATCGTGCGCCCGCCGCTCGACCACTGA
- a CDS encoding response regulator transcription factor — translation MTTLPQTLALIDDDAAYSEYLSQFLQSQGIAVRWFADSDDLLCSERPFEFDFYIVDLMLPGVDGLSLLRLLRRRTEAGVLVVSGKLGNDVFDQVIGAGADMHLAKPVTFEQVLLAVGSVYRRAARSADTTPSQAWRLDEVQRRLVAPDGAMIELSPTDVSVLACLLEAKGETVGHQALLTLLGLSAEDDPNRLHATIYRLRRRIERATPALVPLQSKSRVGYMFRAPLVRA, via the coding sequence GTGACCACGCTTCCGCAGACCCTGGCGCTGATCGACGACGACGCGGCGTACAGCGAATACCTGTCGCAATTTCTGCAATCGCAGGGCATTGCCGTGCGCTGGTTTGCCGACAGCGATGACCTGCTGTGCAGCGAGCGGCCCTTCGAGTTCGATTTCTACATCGTCGACCTGATGCTGCCCGGCGTGGACGGCCTGAGCCTGCTGCGCCTGCTGCGCCGGCGCACCGAGGCCGGTGTGCTGGTGGTCTCGGGCAAGCTCGGCAACGACGTGTTCGACCAGGTCATCGGTGCCGGCGCCGACATGCACCTGGCCAAGCCGGTCACGTTCGAGCAGGTGCTGCTGGCCGTGGGCAGCGTCTACCGGCGCGCCGCGCGCAGTGCCGACACCACGCCCAGCCAGGCCTGGCGGCTGGACGAGGTGCAGCGCCGGCTGGTGGCGCCCGACGGCGCGATGATCGAGCTCAGCCCCACCGATGTCAGCGTGCTGGCCTGCCTGCTCGAGGCCAAGGGCGAGACCGTGGGCCACCAGGCCCTGCTGACGCTGCTGGGCCTGTCGGCCGAGGACGATCCGAACCGCCTGCATGCCACCATCTACCGGCTGCGCCGGCGCATCGAGCGGGCCACGCCGGCGCTGGTGCCGCTGCAGTCGAAATCGCGGGTGGGCTACATGTTCCGCGCGCCCCTGGTGCGCGCCTGA
- a CDS encoding sensor histidine kinase has translation MTPDISPSSATLVVGLLYAVVALTVWALLLHRHPRVPLALWSLGAAAAGLALSLLGLRDQIPDWIAMTGAFALAFGSFPLRVMALRLDIGSPPRIAWAVGAWLLMVAGYQMATMWLSPADRSLYAQAMIALGTGVLARQAFLAATVARSRNGLALAWVETALTVALSLRMGGVMLGWLPVRPPGMTWDFALVLLVALAAALYGNLGYLGMVLDKLRRAEYRARQGQMAEAARRAAAEQTAAELRDLLAQRDQLAAERDQLLRVLAHEIRQPLHNASGALQAAALLVQAPTPADTRQLSERLLRAQSVLGDVRSVLDNTLAAALMLTRRDPLVVQDVDLHLLVHLVLGDLPESQRARTQVDWQTPLRSAELEPGLVRLALRNLMRNAFEHGGAEVKVTLRIEEQDNPPAMVLVVADNGQGRLAVLLEAGAPPAPPDTTPTPSSTLPRRGLGLFIVRRVMALHHGRLVLSANPPHGLQARLVFPDPSDTPA, from the coding sequence ATGACGCCCGACATCAGCCCGTCCAGCGCCACGCTGGTGGTCGGGCTGCTGTATGCCGTGGTGGCGCTCACGGTGTGGGCCCTGCTGCTGCATCGCCACCCGCGTGTGCCGCTGGCGCTGTGGTCGCTGGGCGCGGCGGCGGCCGGTCTGGCCTTGTCGCTGCTGGGCCTGCGCGATCAGATTCCCGACTGGATCGCGATGACCGGCGCCTTTGCACTGGCCTTCGGCTCGTTTCCGCTGCGCGTGATGGCGCTGCGCCTGGACATCGGCAGCCCACCGCGCATCGCCTGGGCCGTGGGCGCCTGGCTGCTGATGGTGGCCGGCTACCAGATGGCCACGATGTGGCTGTCACCGGCCGACCGCTCGCTGTATGCCCAGGCCATGATCGCGCTGGGCACCGGCGTGCTGGCACGGCAGGCCTTTCTGGCCGCGACCGTGGCACGCTCGCGCAACGGCCTGGCCCTGGCGTGGGTGGAAACCGCGCTGACCGTGGCGCTCAGCCTGCGCATGGGCGGCGTGATGCTGGGCTGGCTGCCGGTGCGGCCGCCCGGCATGACCTGGGACTTCGCGCTCGTGCTGCTGGTGGCCCTGGCCGCCGCGCTGTACGGCAACCTCGGCTACCTGGGCATGGTGCTCGACAAGCTGCGCCGCGCCGAGTACCGCGCCCGCCAGGGCCAGATGGCCGAGGCCGCGCGACGTGCCGCGGCCGAGCAGACCGCCGCCGAACTGCGCGACCTGCTCGCCCAGCGCGACCAGCTGGCCGCCGAGCGCGACCAGCTGCTGCGCGTGCTGGCACACGAGATCCGCCAGCCGCTGCACAACGCCAGCGGCGCGCTGCAGGCCGCGGCCCTGCTGGTGCAGGCGCCCACGCCGGCCGACACCCGGCAGCTGTCAGAGCGGCTGCTGCGCGCCCAGTCGGTGCTGGGTGACGTGCGCTCGGTGCTCGACAACACCCTGGCCGCCGCGCTGATGCTGACCCGCCGCGATCCGCTGGTGGTGCAGGACGTCGACCTGCATCTGCTGGTGCATCTGGTGCTGGGCGACCTGCCCGAATCGCAGCGCGCACGCACCCAGGTCGACTGGCAGACGCCGCTGCGCTCGGCCGAGCTCGAGCCCGGCCTGGTGCGCCTGGCGCTGCGCAACCTGATGCGCAATGCCTTCGAGCACGGCGGCGCCGAGGTCAAGGTCACGCTGCGCATCGAGGAGCAGGACAACCCGCCGGCCATGGTGCTGGTGGTGGCCGACAACGGCCAGGGCCGCCTGGCGGTGCTGCTCGAGGCCGGCGCGCCGCCAGCCCCGCCCGACACCACGCCCACCCCCAGCAGCACGCTGCCGCGCCGCGGCCTGGGCCTGTTCATCGTGCGGCGGGTGATGGCGCTGCACCACGGCCGCCTGGTGCTGTCGGCCAACCCGCCGCATGGCCTGCAGGCCCGGCTGGTGTTTCCGGATCCCAGCGACACACCGGCCTGA
- the rho gene encoding transcription termination factor Rho, producing the protein MHLSELKALHVSELITMGEALEIENVSRLRKQELMFAIMKKRAKAGEQVFGDGVLEVLPDGFGFLRSIDSSYMASTDDIYLSPSQVRRFNLHTGDLIEGEVRVPKDGERYFALVKVDRVNGLTPEENKHKIMFENLTPLFPKEAFKLERDNFKGEENVTGRIVDLIAPIGKGQRALLVAQPKTGKTIMMKHIAHALVANHPEIHLIVLLVDERPEEVTEMVRGVRGEVISSTFDEPAARHVQVAEMVIERAKRLVELKKDVVILLDSITRLARAYNNVLPSSGKVLTGGVDANALQRPKRFFGAARNVEEGGSLTIIGTALIDTGSKMDEVIYEEFKGTGNCEIHLDRRMAEKRVYPSILINKSGTRREELLLKPEILQKTWILRKLLYNMDEIEAMEFVLDKMKASKSNLDFFDMMRRGG; encoded by the coding sequence ATGCATCTGTCCGAACTGAAGGCGCTCCACGTCTCCGAACTCATCACCATGGGCGAGGCGCTGGAGATCGAAAACGTCTCGCGCCTGCGCAAGCAGGAGCTGATGTTCGCCATCATGAAGAAGCGCGCCAAGGCCGGCGAGCAGGTCTTCGGCGACGGCGTGCTGGAGGTGCTGCCCGACGGCTTCGGCTTCCTGCGCTCGATCGACTCGAGCTACATGGCGTCAACCGACGACATCTACCTCAGCCCCAGCCAGGTGCGGCGCTTCAACCTGCACACCGGCGACCTGATCGAGGGCGAGGTGCGGGTGCCCAAGGACGGCGAACGCTACTTCGCGCTGGTCAAGGTCGACCGCGTGAACGGCCTCACGCCCGAGGAGAACAAGCACAAGATCATGTTCGAGAACCTGACGCCCTTGTTCCCCAAGGAAGCGTTCAAGCTCGAGCGTGACAACTTCAAGGGCGAAGAAAACGTCACCGGCCGCATCGTCGACCTGATCGCGCCCATCGGCAAGGGCCAGCGCGCCCTGCTGGTGGCCCAGCCGAAGACCGGCAAGACGATCATGATGAAGCACATCGCGCATGCGCTGGTGGCCAATCATCCCGAGATTCACCTGATCGTGCTGCTGGTCGACGAGCGTCCGGAAGAAGTGACCGAGATGGTGCGCGGCGTGCGTGGCGAGGTCATCTCGTCCACCTTCGACGAACCCGCCGCCCGCCACGTGCAGGTGGCCGAGATGGTGATCGAGCGCGCCAAGCGCCTGGTCGAGTTGAAGAAGGACGTGGTGATCCTGCTCGACAGCATCACCCGCCTGGCCCGCGCCTACAACAACGTGCTGCCCAGCTCCGGCAAGGTGCTCACCGGCGGTGTGGATGCCAATGCGCTGCAGCGTCCCAAGCGCTTCTTCGGTGCCGCGCGCAATGTCGAGGAAGGCGGCTCGCTGACCATCATCGGCACCGCGCTGATCGACACCGGCTCGAAGATGGACGAGGTGATCTACGAGGAGTTCAAGGGCACCGGCAACTGCGAGATCCACCTGGATCGCCGCATGGCCGAGAAGCGCGTGTACCCCTCGATCCTGATCAACAAGAGCGGCACGCGTCGCGAAGAGCTGCTGCTCAAGCCCGAGATCCTGCAAAAGACCTGGATCCTGCGCAAGCTGCTCTACAACATGGACGAGATCGAGGCGATGGAGTTCGTGCTCGACAAGATGAAGGCCAGCAAGAGCAATCTGGACTTCTTCGACATGATGCGGCGCGGCGGCTGA
- a CDS encoding HDOD domain-containing protein, whose protein sequence is MPAPAPSDRPPAGQAVRKLGRFQLLRLLAKTQRSMLWLVQAPDTAGEWVLAMPRQQPEGEEAMRHWLQSAQRAARVDHPGLATPVEIGEQERWPYIAYACGDAVLLLERVSGKGLLPADFVPAATQALEGLAMAHDAGHAHLDLHAGMLLLRSDGGGQLIGLGVVQADAAAGLQARRQETERDLLAYGLVLHHALAGAPALDQPDAMLAAASMPPQGREIVRLPWVEGRAVPEALRAIVNRATDRQERQRYRSARTFERALSGWLRSASDGNLGPLAVLADRMRSAGVLPGMPGGARRAARLMQMDRDSSAALAEVVLEDVGLCFELLRQVNSAAVRGVMGAGSGPILTVRRAIALIGLDSVRRAAQVMKPWPGVLDSAQADELSRQFALARQAGRIARQLRPAGYDAELCYLLALLQRLGRLLVQYHFPDEAAQMRRLMLPAPAARPGEPEEPGMAEESASYAVLGIDLESMAAAVARQWGLDDSVQNMIRRMPLEAPVRSPHTDHERLRVTASAANELVDTQLLPLRHRAAALHRVAQRYGRPLEVTQTQLQQALQGEPATEPATLGPRAVVLPDEPSSLVPAAASVTAPAPTSAPGSAPAPSSVGAPAGASAGAPAAAAASRPAAPVAAGPASAPSAPAPAPAPAPAPAPAPAPATAATSGLAARLAAARQTRKATP, encoded by the coding sequence ATGCCTGCCCCCGCCCCCTCCGATCGTCCGCCCGCCGGCCAGGCTGTGCGCAAGCTCGGCCGCTTTCAGCTTTTGCGTCTGCTGGCCAAGACCCAGCGCAGCATGCTGTGGCTGGTGCAGGCGCCGGACACGGCCGGTGAATGGGTGCTGGCCATGCCGCGCCAGCAGCCCGAGGGCGAGGAGGCCATGCGCCACTGGCTGCAGTCGGCGCAGCGCGCGGCGCGGGTTGATCATCCCGGGCTGGCCACACCGGTCGAGATTGGCGAGCAGGAGCGTTGGCCGTACATCGCCTACGCATGCGGTGACGCCGTGCTGTTGCTGGAGCGCGTCAGCGGCAAGGGCTTGCTGCCGGCCGATTTCGTGCCGGCCGCCACCCAGGCGCTTGAAGGCCTGGCCATGGCCCACGACGCCGGGCATGCCCACCTCGATCTGCACGCCGGCATGTTGTTGCTGCGCAGCGACGGCGGCGGACAGCTGATCGGCCTGGGCGTGGTGCAGGCCGATGCGGCCGCCGGCCTGCAGGCCCGGCGCCAGGAAACCGAGCGCGACCTGCTGGCCTATGGCCTGGTGCTGCACCATGCGCTGGCCGGTGCGCCGGCGCTCGATCAACCCGATGCAATGCTGGCGGCGGCCTCGATGCCGCCGCAGGGGCGCGAAATCGTGCGCCTGCCCTGGGTGGAGGGCCGCGCCGTGCCCGAAGCCCTGCGCGCCATCGTCAACCGTGCCACCGACCGGCAGGAGCGCCAGCGCTACCGCAGTGCGCGCACCTTCGAGCGCGCCTTGTCGGGCTGGCTGCGCAGTGCCAGTGACGGCAACCTCGGGCCGCTGGCCGTGCTGGCCGACCGCATGCGCAGCGCCGGCGTGCTGCCCGGCATGCCGGGCGGCGCGCGCCGCGCGGCGCGGCTGATGCAGATGGACCGCGACAGCAGCGCCGCGCTGGCCGAGGTGGTGCTGGAGGACGTGGGCCTGTGCTTCGAGCTGCTGCGCCAGGTCAACAGTGCCGCGGTGCGTGGCGTCATGGGCGCCGGCAGCGGGCCAATCCTGACGGTGCGCCGCGCCATCGCGCTGATCGGGCTCGACAGCGTGCGCCGCGCCGCGCAGGTGATGAAGCCCTGGCCGGGCGTGCTCGATTCGGCCCAGGCCGACGAGCTGAGCCGCCAGTTTGCGCTGGCGCGCCAGGCCGGGCGCATTGCCCGCCAGCTGCGGCCGGCCGGCTACGACGCCGAGCTGTGCTACCTGCTGGCGCTGCTGCAGCGCCTGGGCCGGCTGCTGGTGCAGTACCACTTTCCGGACGAGGCGGCGCAGATGCGCCGCCTGATGCTGCCCGCACCCGCGGCGCGGCCCGGTGAGCCCGAGGAACCGGGCATGGCCGAAGAAAGCGCGTCGTATGCCGTGCTGGGCATCGACCTCGAATCGATGGCCGCGGCCGTGGCCCGGCAGTGGGGCCTGGACGACAGCGTGCAGAACATGATCCGCCGCATGCCGCTGGAGGCGCCGGTGCGCAGTCCGCACACCGACCACGAGCGCCTGCGCGTCACCGCGAGCGCCGCCAACGAGCTGGTCGACACCCAATTGCTGCCGCTGCGCCACCGTGCCGCCGCGCTGCACCGGGTGGCGCAGCGCTACGGCCGGCCGCTGGAGGTGACGCAGACCCAGCTGCAGCAGGCCCTGCAGGGCGAGCCCGCCACCGAGCCGGCCACGCTGGGCCCGCGTGCGGTGGTGCTGCCCGATGAACCGTCGAGCCTGGTGCCCGCCGCGGCATCGGTCACGGCACCCGCGCCAACGTCTGCGCCCGGGTCTGCGCCTGCGCCTTCGTCAGTCGGTGCGCCAGCCGGTGCGTCAGCCGGTGCGCCGGCGGCGGCGGCCGCCAGCAGACCGGCCGCGCCGGTGGCGGCTGGCCCCGCCAGCGCGCCATCCGCACCTGCACCCGCACCCGCACCCGCACCCGCACCCGCACCCGCACCCGCACCCGCAACTGCGGCCACCAGCGGCCTGGCGGCCCGCCTGGCCGCCGCGCGCCAGACCCGCAAGGCCACGCCGTGA
- a CDS encoding sensor histidine kinase, whose protein sequence is MLPSISPTTLTLFTGVVYALLSITVWVTLRRQRSTPHVDLWTAGSLCLGLGVILLALRPEPPQWWVLMLTNTLLISSNMLRVVGLSLDPGLPLQLRRAGGLWLLAVTVFAAVLAFGSTQWRVGVALLLHAAGNGLVAYFAMRSAQRIPSRSGLVLAAVEWLVSAAVLQRALAVLGGSSPPSTLSPELSFWLLAATMIAAALYGNLGYLGMEFDRLGEAELRARREQLEETARREAAERSAVQLRAAIDQRDRLASERDQLLQMLAHEIRQPLHNASGALQAAAMLVQAPQPADSAEVSGRLVRAQVVLGDVRSVLDNTLAAALMLTRRDPLVVQDVDLHLLAHLVLGDLPDAQRARIRVEWYTPLRSAELEPGMVRLALRNLMRNAFEHGGPEVIVTLRIEDQEHPPAVVLTVADNGIGRPGPTLEEGGAPLAPPSAGSPDAVRRGLGLVIVRRVMALHHGRLVLAQNWPRGLQARLVFPDPTDNPPDNGPGASARAAGAAP, encoded by the coding sequence ATGCTGCCGTCGATCTCTCCCACCACACTGACGCTGTTCACGGGCGTCGTCTACGCCCTGCTGTCGATCACGGTGTGGGTGACGCTGCGCCGCCAGCGCAGCACCCCGCATGTCGACCTGTGGACGGCCGGCTCGCTGTGCCTGGGCTTGGGCGTGATCCTGCTGGCGCTGCGCCCCGAGCCGCCGCAGTGGTGGGTCCTGATGCTGACCAACACGCTGTTGATCAGCTCGAACATGCTGCGGGTGGTGGGCCTGAGCCTGGATCCGGGATTGCCGCTGCAGTTGCGGCGGGCGGGCGGCCTGTGGCTGCTGGCCGTGACGGTGTTTGCCGCGGTGCTGGCGTTCGGCAGCACGCAGTGGCGCGTGGGCGTGGCGCTGCTGCTGCATGCCGCCGGCAACGGCCTGGTGGCCTACTTCGCGATGCGCTCGGCGCAGCGGATCCCGTCGCGCAGCGGCCTGGTGCTGGCGGCGGTGGAATGGCTGGTCAGCGCCGCGGTCTTGCAGCGTGCGCTGGCGGTGCTGGGCGGATCGTCGCCGCCCAGCACCTTGTCGCCCGAGCTGAGCTTCTGGCTGCTGGCCGCCACCATGATCGCCGCGGCGCTGTACGGCAATCTGGGCTACCTGGGCATGGAGTTCGACCGCCTGGGCGAGGCCGAGCTGCGCGCGCGCCGCGAGCAACTGGAGGAGACCGCGCGCCGCGAGGCGGCCGAACGCTCGGCTGTGCAGCTGCGCGCCGCCATCGACCAGCGCGACCGCCTGGCCAGCGAGCGCGACCAGCTGCTGCAGATGCTGGCCCACGAGATCCGCCAGCCGCTGCACAACGCCAGCGGCGCGCTGCAGGCCGCAGCAATGCTGGTGCAGGCGCCACAGCCGGCCGACTCGGCCGAGGTCTCGGGCCGCCTGGTGCGGGCCCAGGTGGTGCTGGGCGATGTGCGCTCGGTGCTCGACAACACGCTGGCCGCCGCGCTGATGCTGACCCGCCGTGATCCGCTGGTGGTGCAGGACGTCGACCTGCACCTGCTGGCCCATCTGGTGCTGGGTGACCTGCCCGACGCCCAGCGCGCGCGCATCCGGGTCGAGTGGTACACGCCGCTGCGCTCGGCCGAGCTCGAACCCGGCATGGTGCGACTGGCGCTGCGCAACCTGATGCGCAATGCCTTCGAGCATGGCGGCCCCGAGGTCATCGTGACCCTGCGCATCGAGGACCAGGAGCACCCGCCGGCCGTGGTGCTGACCGTGGCCGACAACGGCATCGGCCGGCCCGGGCCGACGCTCGAGGAAGGCGGCGCACCGCTGGCCCCGCCATCGGCCGGCTCGCCCGACGCGGTGCGCCGCGGCCTCGGCCTGGTCATCGTGCGGCGCGTGATGGCGCTGCACCATGGCCGCCTGGTGCTGGCGCAAAACTGGCCGCGCGGCCTGCAGGCGCGGCTGGTGTTTCCCGATCCGACCGACAACCCGCCTGACAACGGCCCGGGCGCAAGCGCCAGGGCCGCAGGCGCAGCACCATGA
- a CDS encoding type B 50S ribosomal protein L31: MKDGIHPNYRDVCFVDLTNGFKFVTRSVVQSKETIKMDDGRDLPLVKLETTSETHPFYTGTQKSIDTLGGRVEKFRNKFARVGITKKA, translated from the coding sequence ATGAAAGACGGCATCCACCCCAACTACCGCGACGTCTGTTTCGTCGACCTGACCAATGGCTTCAAGTTCGTCACCCGTTCGGTGGTGCAGAGCAAGGAAACCATCAAGATGGACGACGGCCGTGATCTGCCGCTGGTGAAGCTGGAAACCACCAGCGAGACCCACCCGTTCTACACGGGCACCCAGAAGAGCATCGACACGCTGGGCGGTCGCGTCGAGAAGTTCCGCAACAAGTTCGCCCGCGTCGGCATCACCAAGAAGGCCTGA
- the trxA gene encoding thioredoxin TrxA, with amino-acid sequence MSSELIKHTTDASFEADVLQSGTPVLVDYWAEWCGPCKMIAPILDEAAKEYGARLQVAKMNVDENREVPAKFGIRGIPTLMLFKDGQLAATKVGAMTKAQLTAFIEPHL; translated from the coding sequence ATGAGCAGCGAATTGATCAAGCACACCACCGACGCCAGTTTCGAGGCCGACGTGCTCCAGTCCGGCACGCCGGTGCTGGTTGACTACTGGGCCGAGTGGTGCGGGCCGTGCAAGATGATTGCCCCGATCCTCGACGAGGCGGCCAAGGAATACGGCGCACGCCTGCAGGTGGCCAAGATGAACGTCGACGAAAACCGCGAAGTGCCGGCCAAGTTCGGCATCCGCGGCATCCCGACGCTGATGCTGTTCAAGGACGGTCAGCTGGCCGCCACCAAGGTGGGTGCGATGACCAAGGCGCAATTGACCGCCTTCATCGAGCCGCACCTATAA